Part of the Lolium rigidum isolate FL_2022 chromosome 6, APGP_CSIRO_Lrig_0.1, whole genome shotgun sequence genome, AGCGCAGGAGCAGCAAAGACATCGTTCGCACGCGAGGTCGACCGCACAGAGTaaaaatccccaaatcgccggTTCGTGTTCTAACTGCGTAGCCTCAATCAGCTCAGAAATTCTCATCGCGTTGCCTCTGCTGGGAATCATGTACGGCCTCATCCACATGTCCCGCGCTTCTCTCCAGCGCACCAGTATTTGGCAGTTAGCGCTTAATTCGGCGAACCATCGTGCCGCTCGAGCAATGGAATCGCTGGCGGCAACGTTGACCTTCGGCGGTGGGGTGCTGCATGGGCGGGGCGGAGCGGAGGCGAGGTGGCCGTCGGTGGTGGGGTGCTGCACGGGCGGCCAGTGGCGACATTGACATGTGGGTCGGGGCGCGAGAGGAGCCAGGGCGAGCGGCTCGGCGGCTTCGTCGCGCACATCAGACGGGCGTTGAGTGGGCAAGGCGCACGAGCTGGAGTCGggatgggtggcggcggaggtcgaGCGAGGTGTGCGCGCGGTTGTTCCTTGGTCGCGATTCGTGGCCTGACCGTAGGTTGGTGTCCTCAGCGAGGTGCGCACTACCTGATCCCCTTTTCTGGCATTGCAACTTGCAAGGAAGAATGGGGCAGCTTCCCGAATGTGGATCACAAACTGTGGGCTGAAACGTTTGCCGCGTGCGTGCTTCTCCCCGAACGTCgtgtgggccggcccaggtgatGCCGCGCTGCCGAACGAAGGGCCTGGTTTTCGGTCTCGCTTCCTGGTATGTTTTGCGTCTTGTCCCACCTTGGTTCTGCACAGGAAATAACATCGGTTTATATACCACGCAAATTGGCTGGTTATCAGCAAGGTGTCTCCGAATAACTTCCCCATGGATGACCCAATGGAAGATAAGTGGAGCGAAGTACATAGCTCCGGAATTGCCCAGAAATTGACTGAGGCGGGAGAGAGATTTGGCGGTGTGGCGAGCACTCCCGTAAGTAAAGTGCGCGCGCACGTGAGTTCGTAAGAAAGCATTGAAAAATAACCGAAAAAGGAACCGGAAACCGGTGAGGGGCCGTGGTTCGCCACACCTCCAACGCCCTAAGTACACCGGGGAGGTGGAGCAGACCGGCGAACGTCACTAGCGAGCGGACGGAAACCTAGATGGGTTTCACATGTCACCTCTCTCTTGGAGCCATACTACATACCAAAACCTGACACTCTTTGATGGTAGACCAACTGCATTCAATCGAGAAATTATCTATGGTCACCACGCATGATTGACATGAGCGCTTCAGTTTTTgtttctcccgatgcaacgcacgggcacttttgctagtctatacctaataataaagggaaaagTGTTTCCGTGGTTGGTTTGGTTTGGTACGTCGTGAAATCACATCCGTTCGTATGTAAGTTGTCGTGAAATCGCGTCCGTTCGCTGGTTTCCTCCGTCTTATTGCTCTGTATGTATGTCCGTCCACCACTTGAGTTGTGATGGAGTCCATGAGCTGTGCTCGCGTGGGAGTCTGTATCGGCCTTGAGACCTGCCATATAGTAGAGTCCACGAACGATGTTGCAACAAAGTCAGGCAATGAAAAAACGCCGCCCCGAAGCTGGTCTACACATCGTATCAACACGGAGACGGGGGTGCCTGATCGACTACAACCCGCGACGGAGGCTGCACACGAGGAGCCGGGACGCGAGATAGCAACCTCCGCGAATCCGGCAGCCTCACCTCCGGTTCTCAGTGAGATCGTTCCCTGCCGTTCTCATCCCCATCTCCCCGCCGTGCTCCACAGTATTCAACTTCGCTGCTAGGGCGCTGCCAAGGAAGGCCGCCCCTGACGCCGTTCGTCCAGGCCTCGCCGGAGCCGTTGAACAGCAAGGCAAGCGCGGcagtacccgcaaaaaaaaaagcgtGGCAGTGCCGGCCACTGCGAGGTCCCTGTCAATTGAGGTTAAAGCTCCATCCTACCAACTGCGAGGAACTCATGCAACTCTTTCGCCTTGATGACCCGGAGCCGGAGGATACGGGAATCTTTGCTCCAGCCGTTGCCGGAAGCCATGGTGGCTCCGTGGCGTCGGAAGCTCTTGGACTTCTTTGTCTGATGGCTCGACTACCAGCATGACGGCTCGACGCCCATAGGGAACTTCTGGAGCATGCCGGGAGGAAGCAGCAGCTACAATTTTGCCATTGTGAGCGATTCTAAGGAAGGTGGTGTCGAGGCGGACGGACCCGCCATAAGGAGCAGCTCGTGCAACCCCTTTTTACCAAAGAGCTGCTGCTGTAGATCCCCAATTCCGTTGGATACCCAACATTAGTAAATTCATTCATGATAACACGTCACGTACAAGTACAATGATTAACCCTATTACGGTAATACACACTTGAGTTCCATGGTTGATCTTTCTTGCCGTGCTGGAAAGCTATCTGAAGCTTATATATGGTCTAATACTGATACTGAAACATGCTGATCCACCAGATTTAATGTGGTATTCGTTTCTTGGCGCTTGTAAAAAATAGATTCAATCTCGTCCACAAGGTATTATCGTGATTCCAGGTGTCAATAGCTCGACTGGATCCAGGCATCGGGCAGTACGACCTAGGTCGTATAGGATTTTCTTCCGCTCCCGAGCCGCCAGCCGCGGACCACCGCCGCCCGCCGGAGGTTGCGCTGCCCGGACGGAACGCGCATTGAGGGAGCGCTTTTCGGGTGTACAACTGTCCTGCCGTCCGGCTCCGACGATACTACCCGGCGTCCCGCTCCACTTCTGCATCAGGGGGTATGTGCATCAGGGGGTATGTGCACTAAGTCACTAACCCGTGTATCTGTTTAACATGTTCAGTTCGACTACAATGTTCAGAAACTGAAATGCAATATGAGAAAtaagaactttttttttctctcgagaaaacgcaaagaacCTTTGCGCTTCATATCATTGAAATAAGAAATCTCAATGTGAACAACATAAGATTTCATCTATCTAAACTCAAAGTGAATCATAGTGAGCTAGCATTTACTTCACATTGTGACAGGAAATATTAGCTGGACTCAAAGCATTAGTGGTGACCAAATAAGACTATCAATTTGATCATAGAATATAATGTGGCATCAATATAAGCTCTGTTGATAATATTTCCCAGAAAAAATCGCCCATGGTTAATTTTCATTGTGAAATAAGCGCTATGTGCTGCATGCTGCCAATTTAACACTTCAACATAAGTAGTGAAATAAGCGCACGTACTGCTTGCTGGCGGTTTTGATCGCTTTTCGCAAATTATTGCTCGCTTCCGACAATCCAGGGGTCAGGTGACCTTGACAGTGGGTCCAGTCAATTCCCACGTGAGCCAATATTTGTCTGGACCAGTGACTGTGGATTATGCTCGGCCTTAAATCCGTATTCCCAATGTAGAATGAATTGATTTTACTACGGGAAAAACGGTCATTGCCGTCCAGCAAATATTTGCCGTGAGCcgctgcacggcaaagacatcTTTACCGTGCGCAGCACctagcacgcacggcaaagaataattgcacggcaaagaaatagagcagcgcacggcaaagaagagaAACACGGCAACGTCAGAAGCGGCGTACGGCAACGatcctgcgcacggcaaagacttgctaaagcgcacggcaaagtaacTACAACGGCAAAGATCCtacaagccgcacggcaaagactggtTGCACGGCAATGGCTCTGGACGGTGCCGTGCAGCTACCTTTGCCGTGAGGGCATCGTtgttgcacggcaaagaccgttgcgcgcacggcaaaggccattGACGTGCAAATAGTCGACGCGCACGGCAATATCGCGGTTGCCATCGGAATCTTTGCCGggcggtctttgccgtgcgccacgcacggcaaagcctttaccGTGCAAATAaggtcctttgccgtgcaaagtggGGCACGGCAATGGccgtttttcccgtagtgtttgCTCGACAAGTCCAGGCACTAACNNNNNNNNNNNNNNNNNNNNNNNNNNNNNNNNNNNNNNNNNNNNNNNNNNNNNNNNNNNNNNNNNNNNNNNNNNNNNNNNNNNNNNNNNNNNNNNNNNNNTCAATCAATCAGAGTCGAGTTAAAATATATATGTACCATCGCCGATGGCCTGTCCGTCCCACTCGACGATCGGCAGCACGGGCAGGCCGCTTCCGACGAAGGCCATCTCGACGGAGGTCTTGGCGTCGTCGACGGTGATGTACTTGGTGGTGACGCCCGTGAGCAGGCCGGCGTCGACgagcttgggcgcgagcgcgagcAGGCGCTTGGCGGTGCACCCGCTTAGAATCTTATCGAACGCCGGCAGCACGAGCTCGCCGGCCGGGGTGACGAAGGCGACGTTGACCATGGGCCCCTCGGCGACGAACCCCTGCTCGTCGACCCAGACTGAGGCGAAGGCGCCGCGGTCCTCGGCGTCCATGATGGAGAGCACGTTGGGGAGGTAGTTGACGTTCTTGCTGGTGGCGAACAGTGGGGGCTTCATGGGCACCGAGGTGGTGACGGCCTTGACGCCGTGGCGGCACTGGTCGTAGTCGGAGGGGATGACGACGGCGTAGAAGGCCGGGCCGGGGAGCGCGCTGGAGGAGAGCAGGAAGTCGCCTGGCCCGGAGCTGAGCCAGTAGCGGATGGAGCCCTTGCGGCACCCCGAGGCGGCGGTCATCTGGACGAGGATGCTGCGAAGGGTGTCGCGCGGGAACGGGGTGCccaccttggccttggcggcggaGAGCAGGAAGCGGTCGAGGTGCGGGTCGAGCTCGTAGAGGTGGCCGTCGAGCAGCATGGCCGTGTCGAAGACGCCGTGGCCGCGGTGCACCATGTGGTCGTCGATCGGGAGCACCATCatggccgggtccagcacgatcccGCCCAGCACGCTCGAGTACATGGCCGGGAACGGCGCCGGCGTGGATTTCCATTTCTCCTGCAGCTTCTGCAGGGCCTGTAAGAGTGGAAAGACAGTGTCACTGATCTTGCAACGCATTTGTGGACTTAATTAATTAACCCGTGTTACACTTACACTATACTTTGTTTTGGATTTGTATAATAATGCTAATCAGTGAAGTAAATAGTGGGTTGTCTACTCATACGGCAGTGGAAGCAAACAGAAGAGGCAGCAGGGCATCAATAATGCAAGAGCCTCGAGACAAAGTACCGATCCCCGTCAGTTTCCACTAATAAAAAATTGACTCCGGTGTGTTCATTGTCAGCATGCCCTCAATCCCCTCGACGAACAAAACTATGACGAACTATCCAAGAGAGTGAGTTATGAAACTACGAATGCATGGCGCTATGCCTACAGGCTAGCCAAGGCAAGATCAAGAGCCCTCCTGGAAGAGGAAGATGTGGGAGGGGAGGAAGAACTCACCTCTGCGCCGGATTCATACACGGGGACTTGATCCTCGGCCTGAACGATCGAGCCCATGATGATCCGATCCGATCTGCAAGGAAGGAAAAGATCTACAGACTAGCTAGAGAGTAGGAGTGCGAGTGGAGCACCTGCCCTCGCTGAAGTTTTAtaagcggccggccggccggccggtctGCCTGAGTGCTCGCTGCGCCGTGACGCGCGTGTACGTGGCGTCGAACCGTCAAGTGATATGCGGAGTGCGACAACTTTAGCCGGCCCGCCGCCCCCACCCTGCGCCGCTCTTGTTGTATCCTCTCGCGTTTTGTTCCGGAGCTAGCGGGCGAGGATGGACGACAGCGCCGTTGCCACCGGCCCGGACGTGCCGACGACGAGCCGTTGTGACCTTCTGTACAAAATTCACGGGGGAACGGCCTGCGGTACTGTTGTTATCTTATGCGCGTTCGCCATCGCCGGCCACCGCAAGAAACGACGGTACGTCCACTTTGGTGCTCGCTATCGGACCGGGATCGGCCGGCCGAGCATGTGTATCGCGGCGTTTCGAATTCGTGCACGACGTGGGCACGGGTGGTGCTGCTGCTCTTTACCGTGCTCCGTGGATCGCGTGGGTGGATGACTGGATGGAGGTGGTAGGTGGTGTAGTGATACGGATACGAGCAGGATAGACTTCCAAACCACGTCCTCAGGTTCTCTCTTCGCCCTGCACATCGGGGCCGACGGTGAGTGCTGACATGCCTCTATTCATCCGTATATCCCTCCTGATGCTTTTGCAAATATGtcacttaagagcatctccaacaggcgcactATATCGGCCGCACTGCAAGAAAACGGCCGGTATACCGCGCGCGGGAGGg contains:
- the LOC124663859 gene encoding D-amino-acid transaminase, chloroplastic-like, which encodes MGSIVQAEDQVPVYESGAEALQKLQEKWKSTPAPFPAMYSSVLGGIVLDPAMMVLPIDDHMVHRGHGVFDTAMLLDGHLYELDPHLDRFLLSAAKAKVGTPFPRDTLRSILVQMTAASGCRKGSIRYWLSSGPGDFLLSSSALPGPAFYAVVIPSDYDQCRHGVKAVTTSVPMKPPLFATSKNVNYLPNVLSIMDAEDRGAFASVWVDEQGFVAEGPMVNVAFVTPAGELVLPAFDKILSGCTAKRLLALAPKLVDAGLLTGVTTKYITVDDAKTSVEMAFVGSGLPVLPIVEWDGQAIGDGTYIF